The proteins below come from a single Gimesia alba genomic window:
- a CDS encoding BatA domain-containing protein — MEAWLTQHFVNSALVYTGAAMVAAPIIIHLINRFQYKRVHFAAMEFLLQSQQTNQRRVLLEQLLLLLLRILLIICLLLLIARLILDPNQLSMFHGAKSHHVIVLDDSGSMQNVWGEQSAFNEGLQVIRKIAAEGTNRPNTEKMSLIVLSRADAPLFLQRDINEELINELDAKLTNLSCSHQSLDLNQGLEAAADLLNEDRAVIKTLHLISDFRKSDWQEKKGVADTIEKLSKNDTAINLVKTVPDSQPNLAITELSGATEVAAVDVPLRLRVSIKNFGDQVAQDVRVAAFVDHNKLPMSIVFDKIEAGSEISQDFDVVFNQPNLHQINVSLTNDALDGDNARFLAVDVKPSNPVLIIDGNPSGNEWMYIQTAIAPDASTTGFAPSVESIDYLRRHPLSQYKNIYLLNVAELPLDAVAALETFVEDGGGLIWFAGPSIQTAFYNDKLYKEGKGLFPAPLEVSPRDLPARETNTMVDMQVSDHPLFSVFAGQDNPLIEAVTISRYFPLSEKWLQTEAANASGVNVIATLRNQAPFIIEHRLGKGRIITCLTSAGPVMSNAGEPWNSWALNPSFIVFQLELQKYLVQSRSHDQAEIVGQPIEFSLDAASFSDEIEIQTPIAQGERTVRLKATPGQADEASENDSLKLITVFRETDQPGVYSVQLKRQDQTVEPQMYAFNFPVSESNLTLATSDELRNETGNSPLIQIQEPGEFQWIQGQEAGREITNSILVILFLLLICEQLLAYRLSYHPKMASAAA; from the coding sequence ATGGAAGCCTGGTTAACTCAACATTTTGTGAATTCCGCACTGGTCTATACCGGTGCCGCGATGGTTGCTGCGCCCATCATCATTCATTTAATTAACCGGTTCCAATACAAGCGGGTTCATTTTGCAGCGATGGAGTTTCTGTTGCAGAGCCAGCAGACCAACCAACGACGCGTTCTGCTGGAACAACTGCTGCTGCTGTTACTGCGAATTCTGCTGATTATCTGCCTGTTACTGCTCATTGCGCGGCTGATTCTGGATCCGAACCAGTTATCCATGTTCCATGGCGCCAAATCGCATCATGTGATTGTGCTCGATGACAGCGGCTCAATGCAAAATGTCTGGGGAGAACAGAGTGCCTTTAATGAAGGTCTGCAGGTCATTCGGAAAATCGCTGCAGAGGGCACGAATCGTCCTAACACAGAAAAAATGTCACTGATCGTACTCTCACGCGCCGATGCCCCACTGTTCCTTCAAAGAGACATCAACGAAGAATTAATCAACGAACTGGACGCCAAGCTGACCAATCTGTCCTGCTCACATCAAAGCCTGGATCTGAATCAGGGTCTGGAAGCAGCGGCAGACCTCCTGAATGAAGACCGGGCTGTGATCAAAACGCTGCACCTGATCTCTGACTTCCGAAAGTCGGATTGGCAGGAGAAAAAAGGGGTTGCAGACACGATCGAAAAATTGAGCAAAAATGATACCGCGATCAATCTGGTCAAAACCGTTCCCGACTCCCAACCGAACCTGGCGATTACAGAACTGTCAGGAGCAACAGAAGTCGCAGCCGTAGATGTACCACTCCGCCTGCGGGTCAGCATCAAGAATTTTGGCGACCAGGTCGCTCAGGATGTGCGCGTGGCAGCGTTCGTCGATCACAATAAACTTCCAATGAGTATTGTCTTTGACAAGATCGAAGCTGGCAGCGAAATTTCGCAGGATTTTGATGTCGTGTTCAATCAACCAAATCTGCACCAAATCAACGTCAGTCTGACAAACGATGCCCTGGACGGCGATAACGCCCGCTTTCTGGCGGTTGACGTAAAACCGTCTAATCCGGTATTGATCATCGACGGCAACCCCTCGGGTAACGAGTGGATGTATATCCAAACCGCGATCGCGCCTGACGCCTCAACTACAGGCTTTGCCCCCTCCGTGGAGAGCATCGATTATTTGAGACGGCATCCTTTAAGTCAGTACAAAAACATTTATTTGCTGAACGTGGCTGAGTTGCCCCTGGATGCGGTGGCCGCATTAGAAACATTTGTTGAAGACGGCGGAGGTTTAATCTGGTTTGCAGGTCCTTCGATTCAAACCGCATTCTATAACGACAAGTTATACAAAGAAGGAAAAGGCCTGTTTCCTGCGCCACTGGAAGTCTCTCCGCGAGATCTTCCTGCTCGAGAAACAAACACAATGGTCGATATGCAGGTTAGTGATCACCCTCTGTTTTCCGTGTTTGCCGGCCAGGACAACCCATTGATTGAAGCGGTCACGATTTCGAGATACTTTCCCCTTTCAGAAAAGTGGCTCCAGACTGAAGCCGCCAATGCCTCGGGCGTTAATGTCATCGCAACGCTCCGAAACCAGGCCCCGTTTATCATTGAACACCGCCTGGGTAAAGGCCGCATCATTACCTGCCTGACTTCAGCGGGGCCAGTCATGTCGAATGCAGGTGAACCGTGGAATTCCTGGGCGCTCAATCCAAGCTTTATTGTCTTCCAACTGGAACTACAAAAATATCTGGTCCAATCTCGCTCGCATGATCAGGCTGAAATCGTCGGTCAACCGATCGAATTTTCTCTCGATGCGGCTTCGTTTTCCGATGAAATCGAAATTCAAACACCAATCGCTCAGGGAGAACGAACCGTGCGGTTAAAGGCCACCCCCGGACAGGCAGACGAAGCCTCTGAAAATGATTCATTGAAGTTAATCACCGTGTTTCGCGAAACGGATCAACCCGGCGTGTATTCCGTGCAATTGAAACGTCAGGACCAGACCGTCGAACCACAAATGTATGCGTTTAATTTTCCCGTCTCGGAAAGTAACCTGACCCTGGCTACTTCAGATGAACTCCGGAATGAGACCGGGAATTCCCCGCTCATTCAGATCCAGGAACCCGGCGAATTCCAGTGGATTCAAGGGCAGGAAGCGGGCCGGGAAATTACCAATTCCATTTTAGTGATTCTGTTCCTGTTATTGATTTGTGAACAGTTACTCGCGTATCGATTAAGTTATCATCCCAAGATGGCGAGTGCAGCCGCATGA
- a CDS encoding DUF58 domain-containing protein, which produces MLPEAISRISRLEIRARSIVEGFLSGLHRSPFFGQSVEFAQHREYAPGDDVRNIDWKVWSKTDKYYIKQYEEDTNLRTTLLVDVSESMQFGTGPLNKYEYGCTAAAALAYLLLKQQDAVGLITFDDAIRSRVPALSKRNHLNALLTALATEKPAQKTDIFDVLKEVAETRSQKGTIILISDLFVNRESLFKGLRLLQYRGHDIMLLHILDDQELDFDYAGTTRFEGMEETGELVCDPRSLREGYLTAMHEFLNEIRRRCAKNKFDYQTIRTSEYLDAALAHYLNHRIGMQQSIRQ; this is translated from the coding sequence TTGCTGCCTGAAGCAATTTCCCGAATTTCACGACTCGAAATTCGGGCACGTTCGATTGTCGAAGGGTTCTTATCCGGATTGCACCGTAGTCCTTTTTTTGGCCAATCGGTGGAATTTGCTCAACACCGCGAGTACGCACCCGGCGATGATGTGCGCAACATCGACTGGAAGGTCTGGTCGAAAACGGACAAGTATTACATCAAGCAATACGAAGAAGATACGAACTTAAGAACAACCCTGCTGGTGGACGTCAGCGAATCAATGCAATTCGGAACCGGGCCACTCAACAAATACGAATACGGTTGTACGGCGGCAGCAGCGCTGGCTTATCTGTTACTGAAACAGCAGGACGCCGTCGGTTTGATTACCTTTGATGATGCCATTCGTTCCCGCGTTCCCGCCTTAAGTAAACGAAATCATCTCAATGCCCTGCTCACTGCGCTGGCAACAGAAAAACCTGCTCAAAAAACTGACATTTTTGACGTATTAAAAGAAGTCGCCGAAACGCGATCCCAAAAAGGTACGATAATCCTTATTTCCGATTTATTCGTCAATCGGGAAAGCTTGTTCAAAGGTTTACGTCTCCTGCAGTATCGCGGCCACGACATCATGTTACTGCATATTCTGGACGATCAGGAACTCGATTTTGATTATGCGGGAACAACCCGTTTTGAAGGCATGGAAGAAACGGGCGAACTAGTCTGTGATCCCCGCTCCTTACGCGAAGGTTATCTGACTGCCATGCATGAGTTTTTAAATGAAATCAGAAGGCGTTGTGCCAAAAATAAATTTGATTATCAAACGATCAGAACCAGCGAGTACCTCGATGCGGCATTGGCTCATTATCTGAACCATCGGATCGGCATGCAGCAATCGATTCGCCAGTAA
- a CDS encoding AAA family ATPase yields MSEENHDVTGSPELEITQESIDKLSNAYQQIHGQMSKVIVGQDDVIEQLLIALFSRGHCLLEGVPGLAKTLMISSLAQTLSMSFSRIQFTPDLMPADITGTDVLQENRETGEREFRFIPGPLFHNVVLADEINRTPPKTQAALLEAMQEHQVSVGQTRHLLSDPFFVLATQNPIEQEGTYSLPEAQQDRFMFKVYVRYPSFQEEREIARKTTSDTNQKIEHVLNAVDVLEIQKIVRQVPVSDHVIDYALALVRQTRVNEPGTPEFINEWLSWGAGPRAVQNLLLGGKTRALLNGHAHVSTDDISALAAPVLRHRIVTNFSAESEGITSDRVIERLIEETPSKEGELTSDPRLQKIFAA; encoded by the coding sequence ATGTCGGAAGAGAATCATGATGTAACCGGATCTCCTGAGCTTGAAATCACTCAGGAATCAATTGATAAGCTGAGTAATGCCTATCAGCAGATCCACGGTCAGATGTCGAAAGTCATTGTGGGTCAGGATGATGTCATTGAGCAGCTCTTGATCGCACTATTCAGTCGTGGTCACTGTTTACTAGAAGGAGTTCCAGGGCTTGCCAAAACGCTGATGATCAGCTCGCTGGCCCAAACACTTTCGATGTCGTTTAGCCGCATTCAGTTTACCCCCGACCTGATGCCCGCTGATATTACAGGAACCGACGTATTACAGGAAAATCGTGAAACGGGAGAACGAGAATTCCGTTTCATCCCCGGTCCTTTATTTCATAACGTGGTTCTGGCGGATGAAATTAACCGAACGCCTCCCAAAACACAGGCCGCTTTGCTGGAAGCAATGCAGGAGCATCAAGTCAGTGTCGGGCAGACACGGCACCTGCTGAGCGATCCCTTTTTTGTACTGGCAACGCAAAACCCGATCGAGCAGGAAGGGACCTACTCTCTGCCGGAAGCCCAGCAGGACCGGTTCATGTTTAAAGTTTACGTGCGATATCCATCGTTCCAGGAAGAACGGGAAATCGCTCGCAAAACCACGTCCGATACAAACCAGAAAATCGAACACGTTTTGAACGCCGTCGATGTACTGGAAATTCAAAAAATCGTGCGTCAGGTGCCTGTTTCGGACCACGTGATTGATTACGCACTGGCTCTCGTCAGACAAACTCGCGTCAATGAACCGGGGACTCCTGAATTTATCAATGAATGGTTGAGCTGGGGCGCAGGCCCTCGCGCAGTCCAAAACCTGTTACTAGGTGGAAAAACACGAGCGTTACTCAATGGTCATGCTCACGTCTCTACGGATGATATCAGCGCTCTGGCCGCCCCCGTGTTACGACATCGCATCGTAACGAACTTCTCTGCAGAGTCTGAAGGCATTACTTCAGACCGTGTGATTGAGCGATTGATTGAAGAGACTCCGTCTAAGGAAGGCGAACTGACCAGTGACCCAAGATTACAGAAAATTTTTGCTGCCTGA
- the purL gene encoding phosphoribosylformylglycinamidine synthase subunit PurL, translating to MLCEVEIKPAENQIDREGARILKECQVLGTSSIRSVQAAHSYLLEGDLNQADVEKIARSLLSDPIVETFEIRMLSSNSSEATETEPLLNVLFKPGVTDNVANSARQAICDIGLSVENVATCRKYWVNSDASSEEMDRMAAKVLSNEAIEHVVRGPLSMDTIKLGSEYTFELTTIPIRTMNDQQLETLSREGQLYLNLTEMRTIKDYYVSQEKDPTDVELESIAQTWSEHCSHKTLAGRIHFRDEERDLHFENMLKETIFAATTEIRKSLGEKDWCVSVFADNAGVITFDDKQDVCFKVETHNHPSALEPYGGANTGLGGVIRDPLGTGLGGKPVCNTDVFCFAPPEISYDELPAGVLHPKAVATGVVSGVRDYGNRMGIPTVNGAVYFDERYLGNPLVYCGNVAMLPVGKSAKQQAQPGHYIVAVGGRTGRDGIHGATFSSAELTSESEMLSGGAVQIGNAITEKMTMDVILEARDKELFSAITDCGAGGFSSAVGEMGEKTGAEVWLDQCPLKYAGLSYTEIWISEAQERMVLAVPPENWEEFEAICAGEGVEASVIGKFTDTNHLVLKYQEQTVADLEMSFLHDGRPPVIREAIYKTPDFTPLIPPQNGDHTNDLLSILSSLNVCSKEWIIRQYDQEVQAGSVVKPLVGVQNDGPSDAAVVRPDLTSTRGLVISCGMNPRYGDLSTHWMAASAIDEAIRNCVAVGADPAKIAILDNFCWGNTDRPETLGSLVAAALACQEFSIVFGSPFISGKDSLYNEFSYENEQGEKETVAIPASLLISAIGQIADVSKAVTMDLKAPGNRIFLVGSTQDELGGSHFALVNQLEGGQVPHVDKDEAPEIFKAMHAAIQQQLVRSCHDLSEGGLAVAAAEMAFAGGFGMKLDPTRLPEALELSTPSLLFSESNTRFLIEVAPDKIEALQACFKKLPLVEIGEVISSRQFTVKGNSGNVAINASLDELKVAWKNPLAWD from the coding sequence ATGCTTTGCGAAGTTGAAATCAAACCTGCCGAGAACCAGATCGACCGTGAAGGTGCCCGGATTCTGAAAGAATGCCAGGTGCTCGGCACCAGTTCCATTCGCTCTGTACAGGCCGCACACTCATATTTGCTGGAGGGTGATCTGAATCAAGCCGACGTAGAAAAGATTGCCCGTTCCCTGCTCTCCGATCCGATTGTCGAAACGTTTGAAATTCGCATGCTGTCGAGCAATTCATCCGAAGCGACCGAAACCGAACCGCTTCTTAATGTTTTGTTCAAGCCGGGTGTGACAGACAATGTCGCCAACAGTGCCCGGCAGGCAATCTGTGATATAGGCCTGTCGGTCGAAAATGTCGCCACCTGCCGCAAGTACTGGGTCAACTCTGATGCGAGCTCTGAAGAAATGGACCGGATGGCGGCCAAGGTTCTTTCGAACGAAGCGATCGAACACGTGGTCCGTGGACCTCTCAGTATGGACACCATCAAACTGGGCAGTGAATACACGTTTGAACTGACTACGATCCCCATTCGTACCATGAATGACCAGCAACTGGAAACGCTTAGCCGAGAAGGTCAACTCTACTTGAATCTGACAGAGATGCGGACCATCAAAGATTACTATGTCAGTCAGGAAAAAGATCCAACCGACGTCGAACTGGAAAGTATCGCACAAACCTGGAGTGAACACTGTTCTCACAAAACACTGGCCGGACGAATTCATTTTCGGGATGAAGAGCGCGACCTGCATTTTGAGAACATGCTCAAGGAAACGATCTTTGCCGCCACTACGGAAATTCGTAAATCACTTGGCGAGAAAGACTGGTGTGTCAGTGTATTCGCCGACAACGCCGGCGTGATCACCTTCGACGACAAGCAGGATGTCTGCTTTAAAGTGGAGACACACAACCACCCGTCAGCACTGGAGCCGTATGGTGGTGCGAATACTGGACTGGGCGGCGTGATCCGCGACCCCTTGGGAACAGGACTCGGAGGCAAACCAGTTTGTAATACTGACGTCTTCTGTTTTGCCCCTCCGGAAATTTCTTACGACGAACTTCCAGCAGGCGTGTTACACCCCAAAGCTGTTGCCACCGGTGTTGTTTCCGGCGTACGCGATTACGGCAACCGCATGGGAATTCCGACTGTCAATGGCGCGGTTTACTTCGATGAACGCTATCTCGGAAATCCGCTCGTCTACTGTGGCAACGTGGCAATGCTGCCCGTAGGAAAATCTGCCAAGCAACAGGCACAACCCGGGCATTATATCGTTGCTGTCGGCGGTCGCACCGGACGGGATGGAATTCACGGCGCAACATTTTCTTCTGCCGAACTGACTTCAGAAAGTGAAATGCTGTCTGGTGGCGCTGTGCAAATTGGAAATGCGATTACCGAAAAAATGACGATGGATGTCATTCTGGAAGCACGCGACAAAGAGTTATTTTCGGCCATTACCGACTGCGGCGCCGGAGGTTTCAGTAGCGCAGTGGGAGAGATGGGAGAAAAGACGGGCGCTGAAGTCTGGCTGGATCAATGCCCGCTGAAATACGCTGGCTTGTCCTATACCGAAATCTGGATTTCTGAAGCACAGGAACGAATGGTTTTGGCAGTTCCCCCCGAAAACTGGGAAGAATTCGAAGCGATCTGCGCTGGTGAGGGTGTCGAAGCATCGGTGATTGGAAAATTTACTGATACCAATCATCTGGTTCTCAAATATCAGGAGCAGACTGTGGCCGATCTGGAAATGTCGTTCCTGCATGATGGCCGACCACCTGTAATTCGTGAAGCCATTTACAAAACCCCAGACTTTACCCCTCTGATTCCTCCACAAAATGGCGATCATACCAACGACCTGCTTTCGATCTTAAGCTCACTGAATGTCTGCAGCAAAGAGTGGATTATTCGCCAGTATGATCAGGAAGTGCAGGCTGGCAGCGTTGTGAAACCGTTAGTCGGAGTCCAGAATGACGGTCCCTCTGACGCCGCCGTCGTCCGCCCTGATCTGACTTCAACCCGCGGTCTGGTCATCTCGTGTGGCATGAATCCCCGATACGGAGACTTAAGCACCCACTGGATGGCGGCCTCTGCGATTGATGAAGCCATTCGAAACTGCGTCGCAGTAGGAGCAGATCCCGCGAAGATTGCGATTCTCGATAATTTCTGCTGGGGAAATACCGACCGGCCGGAGACGTTAGGCAGCCTGGTTGCCGCAGCCCTGGCTTGCCAGGAATTCTCAATTGTCTTCGGCTCTCCCTTTATCAGTGGTAAAGACAGTTTGTACAACGAGTTTTCATATGAGAATGAACAAGGGGAAAAAGAGACTGTCGCTATCCCCGCTTCACTCTTAATCAGCGCCATCGGACAAATTGCCGACGTCAGTAAAGCAGTCACGATGGACTTGAAAGCACCCGGCAACCGGATTTTCCTGGTTGGTTCGACACAGGATGAATTGGGAGGCAGCCACTTTGCACTTGTAAATCAACTGGAAGGGGGGCAGGTTCCACACGTCGATAAAGATGAGGCACCGGAAATTTTCAAAGCGATGCACGCTGCCATTCAGCAACAACTCGTGAGAAGTTGTCACGACCTGAGTGAAGGCGGACTGGCTGTCGCAGCGGCTGAGATGGCCTTTGCTGGTGGATTTGGAATGAAACTGGACCCGACGCGTCTTCCCGAAGCACTTGAGCTTTCAACCCCCAGTCTGCTATTCTCAGAAAGCAACACCCGCTTTTTGATCGAAGTTGCCCCGGATAAAATCGAGGCGCTACAGGCCTGCTTTAAAAAACTGCCGCTGGTCGAAATCGGGGAAGTCATCAGTAGCCGCCAGTTCACTGTGAAAGGCAATTCGGGTAATGTCGCGATCAATGCCAGCCTGGATGAGTTGAAAGTCGCCTGGAAAAATCCATTGGCGTGGGACTGA
- a CDS encoding prephenate dehydrogenase produces MTEPTTENPYLFKTIGIIGVGLLGGSIAAAARRRKIAKTVLGAGRNPSRMRAAQQSGLLDRGTTNIAETSAQSDLVIVCTPVNQIVQFIRTVAQHSRPGTIITDVGSTKQKICEDLYGSLPEGVTFVASHPLAGSEKAGFEFADPNLFQHRPCVITPDASLPIEAVAKVKQFWEALGMHVLETSPEKHDQILAETSHLPHVVSSALAMTLTAENRKFTSTGFRDTTRIAAGDPSIWLDILLSNSEAVVHSIDKYTQSLHRLRDAIKNHDENLLRQLLEDGKKNHDALNSARPQ; encoded by the coding sequence ATGACTGAACCAACGACAGAAAATCCCTACCTCTTCAAAACGATCGGCATCATTGGCGTCGGTCTGCTGGGAGGTTCTATTGCAGCGGCAGCGCGACGCCGCAAAATAGCCAAAACAGTCCTGGGAGCAGGGCGGAATCCCTCTCGCATGCGCGCGGCTCAACAATCTGGCTTACTGGACCGTGGCACCACGAATATCGCTGAGACATCAGCCCAGTCAGATCTGGTCATCGTTTGCACACCCGTCAACCAGATCGTGCAATTCATCCGAACGGTGGCGCAACATAGCCGCCCGGGAACCATCATCACCGATGTAGGCAGCACCAAACAGAAAATATGCGAAGACCTTTATGGAAGCCTTCCTGAAGGAGTGACGTTTGTCGCCTCGCATCCCCTGGCAGGTTCGGAAAAAGCCGGTTTTGAATTCGCAGACCCTAATCTGTTTCAGCATCGCCCCTGTGTGATCACACCAGACGCTTCGCTCCCCATAGAGGCAGTCGCCAAAGTCAAACAATTCTGGGAAGCGTTGGGGATGCATGTTCTGGAGACTTCTCCTGAGAAACATGATCAAATCCTCGCTGAAACCAGCCATCTCCCACACGTGGTCTCTTCCGCATTAGCCATGACCCTGACGGCAGAAAACAGAAAATTTACCTCAACCGGATTTCGGGATACGACCCGGATTGCCGCCGGTGACCCCTCAATCTGGCTCGATATCTTACTCAGTAATAGTGAAGCCGTTGTGCACAGTATTGATAAATACACCCAATCACTACACCGCTTAAGAGATGCCATCAAAAACCATGACGAAAATCTGCTGCGCCAACTTCTGGAAGATGGTAAAAAGAATCACGATGCATTAAATTCAGCCCGTCCACAATAG
- a CDS encoding outer membrane protein assembly factor BamB family protein has translation MSRILSAVILLLAFATTNLTSLPATDWSQFRGPSGNGISASTGLPTEWNAEKNIVWKTKLPGHGSSSPVLFGNQVFLTAYTGYGLTTEDDGNPSDLRLHVISVNRQNGEIMWDESVPPLNRVQKITKRIVDHGYASGTPACDETGVYAFFGTSGVVAYDLKGKLKWRADVGEGTAGFGSASSPILYKDFVIVNASIESDTVYALKKSNGEIAWKAENIVRAWTTPSIVDVPGGKQELVVNQKNQILGFDPDTGKKLWTCEGIQDYVVPVVVQNEGILYCLGGRSNRSIAVRPGGRGDVTKTHKLWEVNVGANVTSPVFFKDHLYWASDRGIAFCLNAKNGEVVYKNRLPTKSRLYASIVLGDGKLYITTRENGVVVLNAGPEYKELARNEIETDEDLFNASPAVSEGSIYLRTNGYLYRISDHK, from the coding sequence ATGAGCCGCATTCTTTCCGCAGTGATTTTGTTATTGGCTTTTGCGACAACAAATCTGACTTCGCTCCCGGCCACTGACTGGTCCCAATTCCGTGGCCCTTCCGGAAATGGGATTTCCGCTTCCACGGGCCTACCGACAGAGTGGAATGCCGAGAAGAATATTGTCTGGAAAACGAAATTGCCGGGACATGGATCTTCCAGCCCGGTTCTATTTGGCAATCAGGTGTTTCTCACCGCATATACCGGATACGGTCTCACGACAGAAGATGATGGCAACCCGTCTGATTTGCGGTTGCACGTCATCTCAGTCAATCGACAGAACGGTGAAATCATGTGGGATGAATCGGTGCCTCCCTTGAATCGGGTTCAGAAAATCACGAAACGAATTGTCGACCACGGCTACGCCAGTGGAACTCCGGCCTGTGACGAGACCGGCGTCTATGCCTTTTTTGGTACCTCGGGCGTTGTCGCTTATGACTTGAAAGGAAAACTCAAGTGGCGAGCCGACGTCGGCGAAGGAACCGCGGGCTTTGGTTCTGCTTCGTCTCCGATTCTGTACAAAGACTTTGTGATCGTGAATGCCAGTATTGAAAGCGATACTGTTTACGCGTTAAAGAAAAGCAACGGCGAGATTGCCTGGAAAGCAGAGAATATTGTCCGTGCCTGGACCACTCCCTCAATTGTGGATGTGCCGGGCGGCAAACAGGAACTGGTCGTGAACCAGAAAAATCAGATTCTGGGATTTGATCCAGATACAGGTAAAAAACTATGGACCTGTGAAGGCATTCAAGACTACGTCGTGCCCGTTGTTGTTCAGAACGAGGGAATTCTGTACTGTCTGGGCGGTCGTAGTAATCGCAGTATTGCCGTTCGTCCGGGAGGTCGCGGCGATGTCACTAAAACTCACAAGTTGTGGGAAGTCAACGTTGGTGCGAATGTTACTTCTCCCGTTTTCTTTAAGGACCATCTCTACTGGGCCAGCGATCGCGGCATCGCGTTCTGCCTGAATGCGAAAAATGGAGAAGTGGTCTATAAGAACCGGCTACCGACCAAGTCCCGACTCTATGCGTCCATCGTTCTCGGCGACGGTAAGCTCTATATCACAACCCGGGAGAATGGGGTCGTTGTCCTCAATGCGGGTCCTGAATATAAGGAGCTGGCACGGAACGAAATCGAAACCGATGAGGACTTATTCAATGCCTCTCCCGCTGTCAGCGAAGGTAGTATCTACCTGCGAACAAACGGCTACCTCTATCGAATCTCAGATCACAAATGA
- a CDS encoding DUF1501 domain-containing protein → MFDSTFLSTKFNRRDLCKVAVGSTLSFMLPGFDLKAAQKRGPERQKSVIVLWMGGGPSQLETWDPHPGTAIGGPGNAIKTVVPGLQISDMYPLLAEQLDGMSVIRSMVSKEGDHERGTKYLKTGYRPEPTTVYPALGAIITHETPNQSLEIPQHISMGNTQFPARGGYLGGHLDAFRVQDPGKNIGNMRAGVESPRQNRRLENLNIVSQAFQKGRTIQTKKTLHQSTIDRALTMMSSEQLNAFEIEKEPESVRKAYGDSSFGRGCLVARRLVEQGVHSIEVNLSGWDSHANNFTGHQTQAKMLDPAFSSLLKDLKSRDLLDSTIVLCIGEFGRTPKINPLEGRDHWPTGFSCIVGGGGLKGNVIIGETDPTGKEKKPTEPVQIQDLYATILQNLNIDYKKELISPIGRPLALSDGTPIEKLI, encoded by the coding sequence ATGTTTGATTCCACTTTTTTATCAACCAAATTCAACCGCCGCGACTTATGTAAAGTCGCCGTGGGCAGCACGCTCTCATTTATGCTGCCCGGATTCGATTTGAAAGCAGCACAAAAACGAGGTCCCGAACGCCAGAAATCGGTCATCGTTCTCTGGATGGGGGGAGGCCCCAGCCAGCTGGAAACCTGGGACCCACATCCGGGAACAGCCATCGGCGGTCCGGGAAACGCGATTAAAACCGTAGTCCCTGGACTCCAGATTTCCGATATGTATCCCCTGTTGGCAGAACAGCTCGACGGGATGTCGGTCATTCGCTCCATGGTTTCCAAAGAAGGCGATCATGAACGCGGCACTAAATATCTCAAGACAGGTTACCGTCCCGAACCAACAACTGTCTACCCGGCACTGGGGGCAATCATCACACATGAAACCCCCAATCAAAGTCTTGAAATCCCCCAGCATATTTCGATGGGTAATACCCAGTTCCCCGCTCGGGGCGGCTATCTTGGCGGACACCTTGACGCATTCCGTGTGCAGGATCCGGGGAAAAATATTGGCAACATGCGCGCCGGTGTCGAATCCCCACGACAGAATCGCCGTCTGGAAAATTTAAATATCGTCTCCCAGGCATTTCAAAAAGGCAGAACCATTCAAACAAAAAAAACATTGCACCAGTCAACTATCGACCGTGCATTGACCATGATGAGTTCCGAACAGCTCAACGCGTTTGAAATTGAGAAAGAGCCGGAGTCAGTCCGCAAGGCTTATGGAGACTCTTCTTTCGGCAGAGGCTGCCTGGTGGCCCGCAGGCTGGTTGAGCAAGGCGTGCATTCCATTGAAGTCAACCTCAGCGGCTGGGACAGTCATGCCAATAACTTTACCGGACACCAGACCCAGGCGAAGATGCTCGACCCTGCTTTTTCCAGTCTGCTCAAGGATCTGAAGTCGAGAGACTTGCTCGATTCGACGATTGTACTCTGCATCGGCGAATTCGGTCGCACTCCCAAAATCAATCCACTGGAGGGCCGCGATCACTGGCCCACAGGTTTCTCCTGTATCGTGGGGGGCGGCGGCTTGAAAGGGAATGTAATTATCGGAGAAACCGATCCGACCGGCAAAGAAAAGAAACCGACCGAGCCAGTTCAAATTCAGGATCTTTACGCGACAATTCTGCAAAATCTGAACATCGACTATAAGAAAGAACTGATTTCTCCCATCGGTCGTCCGCTGGCTCTCAGTGACGGTACGCCCATTGAAAAGCTGATCTGA